The proteins below come from a single Mycobacterium parmense genomic window:
- a CDS encoding ABC transporter permease: MFVGEVLRYLGFTLKNYRKEVLRLIAEIGMGTGAMAAVGGTVAIIGFVTLSAGSLIAIQGFASLGNIGVEAFTGFFAALANVRVVAPIVTGTALAATVGAGATAQLGAMRISEEIDALEVMGIKSVSYLVSTRVIGAFIVTIPLYSVAVLLSFFSAQLVTTLFYAQSIGTYDHYFNTFLRVNDFWYSLAETVAISAVVMLNHCYYGYNASGGPVGVGVAVGRSMRASLIAIVMVVLMASLAIYGVNPNFNLTV, encoded by the coding sequence CTGTTCGTCGGCGAAGTGCTCCGTTATCTCGGGTTTACCCTAAAGAATTACCGAAAGGAAGTCTTGCGCCTGATCGCCGAGATCGGCATGGGCACTGGCGCAATGGCCGCCGTCGGCGGCACGGTGGCGATCATCGGCTTTGTGACGCTATCGGCCGGTTCGCTGATTGCGATTCAAGGGTTCGCCTCGCTAGGCAATATCGGCGTTGAGGCGTTCACCGGTTTCTTCGCCGCGCTAGCGAATGTGCGTGTGGTGGCGCCAATCGTAACTGGCACTGCTTTAGCCGCGACCGTCGGGGCCGGTGCTACAGCGCAATTGGGCGCCATGCGGATCAGCGAGGAGATTGATGCGCTTGAGGTGATGGGAATCAAATCAGTTTCGTATTTGGTATCTACCCGAGTTATTGGCGCCTTCATCGTCACTATCCCACTATATTCGGTCGCGGTCCTCCTCTCGTTCTTTTCCGCCCAGCTGGTGACAACTTTGTTCTATGCGCAATCAATCGGAACGTATGACCATTACTTCAACACTTTCCTGAGGGTTAACGACTTCTGGTACTCTCTTGCGGAGACGGTCGCCATTTCGGCAGTCGTGATGTTGAACCACTGCTACTACGGATACAACGCCAGCGGCGGTCCGGTTGGAGTCGGCGTGGCAGTCGGGAGATCGATGCGCGCATCGCTAATCGCCATCGTAATGGTCGTGCTAATGGCTTCGTTAGCGATTTACGGCGTCAACCCCAACTTCAATCTCACGGTGTAA
- a CDS encoding MlaE family ABC transporter permease, whose product MCVLTGKALARPFQWREFILQGWFLLGVSFLPTVMVAIPLTVLIIFTLNILLAEFGAADVSGAGAALGAVTQLGPLVTVLVVAGAGSTAICADLGARTIREEIDAMEVLGIDPIHRLVVPRVVASTIVALLLNGAVISIGLVGGFLFGVYIQNVSAGAYVSTLTLITGLPEVLISIVKATLFGLIAGLVGCYRGLTAGGGAKGVGTAVNETLVLAVVALFAVNVVLTTIGVRFGTGR is encoded by the coding sequence ATGTGTGTGCTAACCGGCAAGGCGCTTGCACGTCCGTTCCAATGGCGCGAATTCATCCTACAGGGTTGGTTTCTACTCGGTGTGTCGTTCCTGCCAACCGTTATGGTCGCAATTCCGCTCACCGTGCTAATCATCTTTACGCTGAATATCTTATTGGCCGAATTTGGGGCCGCCGACGTCTCCGGCGCTGGGGCTGCGCTCGGCGCCGTCACTCAACTGGGCCCCCTTGTGACGGTGCTCGTGGTCGCTGGCGCAGGTTCTACTGCGATTTGTGCGGATTTGGGCGCTAGGACTATTCGCGAGGAGATCGATGCGATGGAGGTGTTGGGCATCGACCCGATTCATCGACTGGTAGTTCCCAGGGTGGTTGCATCGACCATTGTAGCCCTGCTGCTCAATGGCGCGGTGATCAGTATCGGGCTGGTCGGCGGGTTCTTGTTCGGTGTGTATATCCAGAATGTTTCGGCCGGCGCATACGTTTCGACCCTAACCTTGATTACTGGATTGCCCGAGGTGCTGATCTCGATTGTGAAGGCCACCTTATTCGGGCTTATTGCCGGGCTGGTGGGTTGCTACCGCGGGTTGACAGCCGGCGGGGGAGCCAAAGGGGTGGGCACAGCAGTCAACGAAACGTTGGTTCTTGCGGTGGTCGCATTATTTGCGGTCAACGTGGTGCTGACTACCATTGGTGTGCGGTTCGGAACGGGGCGTTGA
- a CDS encoding ferritin family protein produces the protein MAFEYSDMLQTIKDRQWALADIDWEAPGAELITDEQRPHLKQFMSDVVWIEHVGARAFEAMAPKAPFEALREIYHYFHAEEQRHANAELALMHRWGMLEPGETPVPNKNIRLGIEWIDHYSDALPLTVMSSAIPALECALDGALLKFLLDEVADPLCGEVFSKVNSDESRHLAVGFQVLNDLGASPVRVHVIETVGSIIDPRILLGSLMYIPLLTRMMANLTAWGLSEEKLYNAVTRYSNIGDRSEFTRRIPAYHILRTHMSATINRAQPFHFFSQGLGTLVDHFPVQVFGKLPSWAGDMTYEPVSK, from the coding sequence ATGGCGTTCGAATACAGCGATATGCTGCAAACGATTAAAGACCGACAGTGGGCGCTTGCCGACATCGATTGGGAAGCCCCAGGCGCGGAGTTGATTACCGACGAGCAACGGCCCCACCTCAAACAATTCATGTCAGATGTGGTGTGGATCGAGCATGTCGGAGCGCGTGCTTTCGAGGCGATGGCGCCTAAGGCGCCGTTCGAGGCGTTAAGAGAGATCTACCACTACTTCCACGCCGAGGAGCAGCGGCACGCTAATGCCGAACTTGCCCTCATGCATCGCTGGGGAATGCTCGAGCCAGGAGAGACACCTGTGCCGAATAAGAATATTCGGCTGGGGATCGAGTGGATCGACCACTATAGCGATGCGCTCCCGTTGACGGTGATGAGCTCTGCGATCCCGGCGTTGGAATGCGCCCTCGACGGCGCGTTGCTGAAGTTCCTTCTAGACGAGGTGGCAGACCCGTTGTGCGGCGAGGTCTTCAGTAAGGTCAATAGTGACGAATCTCGCCATCTTGCAGTGGGTTTCCAAGTTCTCAATGACCTCGGCGCCAGCCCGGTGCGGGTGCACGTGATCGAGACGGTGGGGTCCATTATTGATCCGAGAATTCTCCTCGGCTCCCTAATGTATATACCGCTGCTCACCAGGATGATGGCTAACCTCACTGCGTGGGGCCTCTCGGAGGAGAAGCTATACAACGCGGTCACACGCTACTCGAATATCGGCGATCGAAGCGAGTTCACCCGCCGAATTCCCGCTTATCACATCCTTCGGACGCACATGTCTGCGACTATCAACCGCGCTCAACCTTTCCATTTCTTTTCCCAGGGGCTAGGTACCCTTGTCGACCATTTCCCCGTCCAGGTGTTCGGCAAACTGCCCTCCTGGGCTGGGGACATGACATACGAACCGGTTTCCAAGTGA
- a CDS encoding MCE family protein has protein sequence MKKITATAVKFSTAVLTLIAVTVIIVVVFAQLRFNKTSSYTAEFSTASGLRAGQFVRASGVEIGKVSSVRITEGGHRVRVDFEVDRSVPLYQSTTASIRYADLLGQRYVELKRGDGEGMDRVLPPGGFIPLSRTEPALDLDALIGGFKPVFRALDPDKVNTIATAIVTVFQGQGGTINDILDQTAQLTAQIAGRDQAIGEVISNLNVVLETTVKHRKEFDQTIDNVDKLITGLSNQADPLAANVAHIGNVAGTLADLLSDNRPLLQKAVGYVQNTLQPLIDRLDYVDGVLRDAPQSAKRVAGIGGLYGDFFNFYACDVTLKVDGLQPGGPVRTVKLWSQPTGRCTPK, from the coding sequence ATGAAAAAAATCACCGCTACGGCAGTGAAGTTTAGTACTGCCGTATTAACTTTAATTGCCGTGACGGTCATCATTGTCGTGGTGTTCGCCCAGTTGCGCTTTAACAAGACCTCCAGCTACACGGCCGAATTCAGTACTGCGAGCGGCTTGCGCGCCGGCCAGTTTGTCCGTGCCTCCGGGGTGGAGATCGGCAAAGTAAGCAGCGTACGGATCACGGAGGGCGGTCATCGGGTGCGTGTGGACTTCGAAGTAGACCGTTCGGTGCCGCTTTATCAGTCGACGACCGCGTCCATTCGCTATGCCGACCTACTTGGGCAGCGCTACGTAGAACTTAAGCGCGGCGACGGTGAAGGGATGGATCGGGTGTTGCCGCCGGGTGGGTTTATCCCGCTGTCACGTACGGAGCCAGCCCTGGATTTAGATGCACTGATCGGTGGTTTCAAGCCGGTGTTTCGCGCGCTCGATCCCGACAAAGTCAATACGATTGCGACCGCGATCGTCACTGTGTTTCAGGGCCAAGGTGGCACGATCAACGATATCTTGGACCAGACGGCGCAACTAACCGCGCAGATCGCTGGACGTGACCAGGCAATCGGTGAAGTCATCTCAAACCTTAACGTCGTGCTAGAGACCACGGTCAAGCATCGCAAGGAATTCGACCAAACGATCGACAACGTCGATAAGTTGATCACCGGGTTGAGCAATCAAGCCGATCCGCTCGCGGCCAATGTCGCGCACATCGGTAATGTGGCCGGCACGCTGGCGGATCTGTTGTCAGACAATCGGCCACTGCTGCAGAAGGCCGTTGGCTATGTGCAGAATACCCTCCAACCGCTAATTGACCGGCTCGACTACGTCGACGGGGTGTTACGGGACGCCCCACAATCTGCGAAGCGTGTCGCGGGTATCGGGGGGCTTTATGGCGACTTCTTCAATTTCTACGCGTGCGACGTCACGCTGAAGGTTGATGGCCTGCAGCCTGGCGGGCCCGTCCGTACCGTGAAGCTTTGGAGTCAGCCGACGGGGAGGTGCACTCCGAAGTGA
- a CDS encoding MCE family protein, producing MLTRRLRLQLTVFTIVTMLAMSVLGWHYLRLPSVVGMGQYSLEVDLPTSGGLYPTANVTYRGITVGKVTRVEPTEQGVRATLRISDQYKIPIDSSANVHSVSAVGEQYIDLVSAQNPAKYFSPGQTITNSTVPKRIGPTLDTVNHTLDVLPKDKIAGLLDETAQAVGGLGPALQRLVDSTQSIVGDFKTNLSDVNDIVQNAAPIIDSQANSRDPIERWAHNLNTLDAQAAEKDKQLKSILGQVAPTADQIKAVLGDVRETLPQTLANVAIVADLLKRYNKNVEQLLVILPQIPAFGETVTAAYPHTFSLSFQTPINMTPACLTGFLPASQWRSFVDETPGLLTTRYCKIPMEAQNAVRGARNYPCVDVPGKRAATPRECRSKEPYVPLGTNPWYGDPNQILSCPAPAARCDQPVKPGLVIPAPSVDTGINPLPSDRVTGTPPPRSDPLQRPGSGSVQCNGQQPNPCIYIPSGAAAIYSPQSGEFLGPDGVKYTIEDSAKIGDDGWKEMLGPQPR from the coding sequence ATGTTGACTCGACGCCTTCGCCTTCAGCTAACCGTGTTCACTATCGTCACGATGCTCGCCATGAGCGTTCTTGGGTGGCATTATCTGAGGTTGCCGAGCGTCGTTGGGATGGGCCAGTACAGTTTGGAGGTGGATTTACCCACGTCGGGAGGGCTTTATCCCACTGCAAACGTCACCTACCGCGGAATCACCGTGGGAAAGGTAACTCGGGTAGAGCCGACCGAACAAGGAGTTCGGGCCACATTGCGTATCAGCGACCAGTACAAAATCCCAATTGACTCCTCGGCGAACGTGCATTCGGTGTCGGCGGTCGGCGAACAATACATAGACCTAGTATCCGCGCAGAATCCGGCCAAGTATTTCTCGCCCGGCCAGACCATCACTAACAGCACGGTGCCTAAACGAATTGGCCCGACCCTGGATACCGTTAACCATACATTGGACGTCCTGCCCAAAGACAAGATCGCCGGACTACTCGATGAGACAGCTCAAGCGGTCGGCGGCCTGGGCCCAGCCCTGCAGCGGCTAGTCGACTCGACCCAATCGATCGTTGGGGATTTCAAAACAAACCTTAGCGACGTCAACGATATCGTCCAAAACGCAGCACCGATCATCGACAGCCAGGCCAACTCGCGTGATCCCATCGAGCGGTGGGCGCACAACTTAAATACTCTCGACGCGCAGGCCGCGGAAAAGGACAAACAGCTCAAGAGCATCCTGGGCCAGGTTGCGCCGACCGCCGATCAGATTAAAGCCGTGCTCGGCGACGTTCGCGAAACTTTGCCGCAGACCCTAGCAAATGTTGCGATTGTGGCCGATCTGCTCAAGCGGTACAACAAGAATGTAGAGCAATTGCTGGTCATACTTCCGCAAATTCCCGCATTCGGTGAGACAGTGACCGCTGCTTACCCACATACGTTTTCTCTTTCGTTCCAAACGCCAATAAATATGACCCCTGCTTGCCTGACGGGGTTCTTGCCGGCATCGCAATGGCGATCCTTTGTGGACGAGACTCCCGGGCTTTTGACCACGCGATACTGCAAGATTCCGATGGAGGCACAAAACGCGGTCCGCGGCGCGCGTAATTATCCCTGTGTCGATGTTCCCGGCAAGCGCGCGGCCACGCCGCGCGAATGCCGCAGCAAAGAGCCGTATGTCCCGCTGGGGACCAATCCTTGGTACGGGGATCCGAACCAGATTCTAAGCTGCCCCGCACCTGCGGCGCGCTGTGATCAGCCGGTGAAACCCGGCTTGGTCATACCGGCTCCGTCGGTCGATACCGGCATCAATCCGCTTCCTTCCGACCGGGTGACGGGGACGCCTCCTCCACGAAGCGATCCACTGCAACGGCCAGGTTCTGGGAGCGTCCAGTGCAACGGTCAGCAGCCGAACCCGTGCATTTACATTCCTAGCGGTGCTGCAGCTATCTATAGTCCGCAAAGCGGCGAGTTCCTAGGGCCCGATGGCGTCAAATACACCATCGAAGATTCGGCCAAAATAGGAGACGACGGTTGGAAGGAGATGTTAGGACCTCAACCTCGGTGA
- a CDS encoding virulence factor Mce family protein, producing MSTVFDIRKIQLPKFSRTAIIVGSLVILLASITTLAARDFYEKMTNNTVVAYFPEANALYVGDKVQIMGVRVGAIDKVEPSGDKMKVTFHYEKKYKVPADASAVILNPALVASRVIQLEPPYEGGPSLGNHAVIPIERTQVPVEWDQLRNGITDIISKLGPTPEQPKGPFGEVIESFADGLAGKGKEINSTLTGLSQALTALNDGRADFFAVLRSMALFVNALYKDDRNFVALNKDLAVFTSSLTSSDPGLAKALQQVDDMLPALRKLLADNRDGLTHDINTLADVTTALVQPEPLNALETALHVFPHFAANALAIYEPAHGALTGAIALPNFANPLQFICSAMQAGSRMGYQESAELCAQYLTPVLDAIKFNGPPAGINLYQTPAVLPKHIAYSEPRLQPPPGFKDTTVPGIWAPDSPLSHGNHEPGWVVAPGEQGLTVGPATESLLTPDSLAELMGGPDTTPPPSRFQTPPGPPNAYSNMGPPPPGPPPAADAASVATGSGQ from the coding sequence TTGAGTACTGTTTTCGATATACGCAAAATTCAACTCCCGAAGTTTTCGCGAACTGCAATCATCGTTGGGTCCTTGGTGATACTGCTGGCGTCTATTACGACGCTGGCTGCTCGGGATTTCTACGAAAAAATGACCAATAACACGGTGGTTGCGTATTTCCCGGAGGCAAACGCGCTTTATGTCGGGGACAAGGTCCAGATAATGGGTGTGCGAGTGGGCGCGATCGACAAGGTCGAGCCGTCGGGTGACAAGATGAAGGTGACTTTCCACTACGAGAAAAAATACAAAGTGCCCGCTGACGCCTCTGCGGTGATCCTCAATCCCGCGCTGGTCGCCTCGCGCGTCATTCAGCTGGAACCGCCCTATGAAGGCGGCCCATCGCTAGGAAATCATGCGGTGATCCCCATCGAACGAACACAGGTGCCGGTGGAATGGGATCAGTTGCGCAATGGTATCACGGACATTATCTCGAAGCTGGGACCTACGCCCGAGCAGCCCAAGGGGCCTTTCGGCGAAGTCATCGAATCTTTCGCGGACGGCTTGGCCGGCAAAGGCAAAGAGATCAACAGTACTTTGACCGGGCTTTCGCAAGCGTTGACCGCGCTAAATGACGGGCGTGCCGATTTCTTTGCCGTGCTGCGCAGCATGGCCTTATTCGTCAACGCGCTATATAAAGATGATCGGAATTTCGTCGCTTTGAATAAGGACCTCGCCGTATTTACCAGTTCACTTACCAGCTCAGATCCCGGGCTTGCGAAGGCACTGCAACAGGTAGACGATATGCTTCCCGCATTGCGAAAGCTTCTAGCGGACAATCGTGATGGGCTAACCCACGACATCAACACCCTCGCCGATGTGACCACCGCGCTGGTTCAACCCGAGCCGCTGAATGCGCTTGAAACGGCGCTGCATGTCTTCCCCCATTTTGCCGCCAACGCCCTCGCAATCTATGAGCCGGCGCACGGCGCGCTGACAGGTGCAATAGCCCTGCCAAACTTTGCCAACCCATTGCAGTTCATCTGCAGCGCGATGCAGGCCGGCAGCCGTATGGGATACCAAGAGTCTGCCGAACTGTGCGCACAATACTTGACGCCGGTTTTGGATGCGATCAAGTTCAATGGACCCCCGGCTGGCATCAACCTGTACCAAACTCCTGCTGTACTGCCCAAACATATCGCATATTCCGAGCCTCGGTTACAGCCTCCGCCGGGGTTCAAGGACACCACGGTCCCCGGGATTTGGGCGCCGGACTCGCCGTTGTCACATGGTAACCACGAGCCCGGCTGGGTCGTAGCGCCCGGTGAGCAAGGCCTCACAGTGGGACCGGCTACCGAAAGCTTGCTGACACCGGACTCGCTCGCTGAGCTGATGGGAGGCCCGGACACGACACCGCCGCCATCAAGGTTTCAGACGCCGCCGGGGCCGCCCAACGCCTATTCCAATATGGGTCCACCGCCGCCGGGCCCGCCACCCGCCGCTGACGCAGCATCAGTCGCGACAGGATCCGGCCAGTGA
- a CDS encoding virulence factor Mce family protein codes for MRAGMSRFVALFAAATVLTSCASWRGIANVPLPGGPGSESGSYTIYVQMPETLALNANSRVRVADVFVGRVRAIGLKNWIATLTLDLEKGVKLPKNATAKIGQTSLLGSQHVELASPANPSPQLLKNGDIIPLQNASAYPTTERVLASFAAVLRGGGIPNVEVIASEVRNMLTGRADQIHDFLKKLDTFTARLNEQRDDITRAIDSTDRLLTYVAKQSDTLDHVLTEFPPLAKHFAEQRQPFLDATNALGRFSDVLNQTLTAARPDLDKDVRQLQRPLKQLSRASMDLVETLKIALTLPFSADAIPKVVHGDSMNVSITLDLTLSAIDNALLTGTGFSGALRALEQSWGRDPNTMLPDVRFAPNPADEPPERDEE; via the coding sequence ATGCGGGCGGGAATGTCACGGTTCGTGGCGCTATTTGCGGCCGCTACAGTACTTACCTCGTGTGCTAGCTGGCGAGGTATCGCTAATGTGCCACTGCCTGGTGGCCCGGGAAGCGAATCCGGCTCTTATACGATTTATGTGCAGATGCCGGAAACGCTGGCTTTGAATGCCAATAGTCGGGTACGCGTCGCCGACGTTTTTGTCGGCAGGGTACGCGCAATCGGCCTGAAAAACTGGATCGCGACGTTGACCTTGGATCTAGAAAAGGGCGTCAAGCTACCGAAGAACGCCACCGCGAAGATCGGGCAGACCAGCCTGCTCGGCTCACAGCATGTGGAGCTGGCGTCGCCAGCCAACCCATCACCGCAACTATTGAAGAACGGCGACATCATCCCGCTGCAGAATGCGTCCGCCTATCCCACCACCGAGCGGGTCCTGGCCAGTTTTGCCGCGGTGCTGCGCGGTGGCGGCATCCCTAACGTCGAAGTGATCGCAAGTGAAGTCCGTAACATGCTGACTGGGCGGGCCGATCAGATACATGATTTCCTCAAGAAGCTCGACACCTTCACCGCCCGACTAAACGAGCAACGTGATGACATCACTCGCGCTATCGACTCCACAGACCGGCTGTTGACTTATGTAGCCAAGCAATCAGACACCCTGGACCACGTTCTCACCGAGTTTCCCCCATTGGCAAAGCATTTCGCTGAACAACGACAGCCGTTCCTCGATGCGACCAATGCGTTGGGCCGGTTTAGCGACGTCCTCAATCAGACCTTGACGGCGGCGCGTCCCGACTTGGATAAAGACGTGCGCCAACTGCAGCGTCCCCTGAAACAACTCAGCCGGGCTTCGATGGATCTGGTCGAGACGCTAAAGATTGCCTTGACCCTCCCGTTCAGCGCCGACGCCATCCCGAAGGTGGTACACGGCGACTCAATGAATGTTTCGATAACCTTGGACCTCACCTTGAGTGCAATCGATAATGCGCTCCTCACCGGAACCGGGTTCTCCGGCGCACTGCGAGCGCTTGAGCAATCGTGGGGCCGCGATCCGAACACCATGCTTCCCGATGTCAGGTTCGCACCCAACCCCGCCGACGAACCCCCCGAGCGTGACGAGGAGTAG
- a CDS encoding virulence factor Mce family protein, which produces MRTLQAINPYRMGAMGIIVAAVVTGVGQSFTSIPMLFAQATYYGEFKDTGGLNKGDKVRIAGVNVGEVQGFTINGNHVVMKFSIGSNTIGSKSRLAIRTDTILGKKVLEIDPQGSRVLQPNATLPLGQTTSPYQIYDAFFDVTKAATGWDINTVKRSLNVLSQTVEQTYPHLSAALDGVAKFSDTLGKRDEQIQRLLADARKVASILGDRSKQIDRILVNTQIVLAAFNERKSAIDGLLGNIAAVSAQLKGLIDDNPNLHNVVEQLRTISDLLLKHKKDLVEWAPNVSYYASALAESVASGPYFKVALLNLAPFWMTQPWVDAAFKKRGIDPEQFWRSAGLPAYQFPDPNGTRFPNGAPPPAPPVREGTPDHPGPAVPPGASCAYTPAEDGLPRPWNPLPCMGLGAGPFGGPSTIAPFDVQTSPPDPNGLPPTPGIPIAGRPDEPPPNVPGTPVRLPVKAPPGARTENLAPAGPTSPPSTFAPGLPPGPPFPPGPGPQLPGPFITPGGTGGSGAATGGSQN; this is translated from the coding sequence GTGAGAACCCTTCAAGCAATCAATCCGTATCGGATGGGGGCGATGGGAATCATCGTTGCAGCGGTGGTGACCGGAGTAGGGCAAAGCTTCACCAGCATTCCGATGTTGTTTGCCCAGGCAACCTATTACGGAGAGTTCAAAGACACAGGCGGGCTGAACAAGGGCGATAAAGTTCGCATCGCTGGGGTAAATGTCGGCGAAGTGCAGGGATTTACGATCAATGGCAACCATGTAGTCATGAAGTTTTCCATCGGCTCCAATACAATCGGATCTAAAAGCCGTCTTGCGATCCGTACCGATACCATCCTGGGGAAGAAAGTGCTCGAGATCGATCCCCAAGGCTCCCGCGTGCTCCAACCAAATGCGACACTCCCGCTTGGGCAAACCACCAGCCCGTACCAGATCTACGACGCGTTCTTCGACGTCACGAAGGCGGCTACCGGCTGGGACATCAATACAGTCAAACGCTCCCTGAATGTGCTGTCGCAGACAGTTGAGCAGACTTACCCGCATCTGAGTGCAGCACTGGATGGTGTGGCCAAGTTCTCTGACACGCTAGGGAAACGCGACGAGCAAATCCAACGGCTGCTTGCTGACGCTAGGAAGGTGGCAAGCATACTCGGTGATCGCAGCAAGCAAATCGATCGGATTTTGGTTAACACGCAGATCGTTCTGGCGGCGTTCAACGAGCGCAAGAGTGCCATCGACGGCTTGCTGGGCAATATCGCCGCCGTTTCCGCCCAGTTGAAGGGTTTGATCGATGACAACCCGAATCTGCATAACGTTGTCGAGCAATTGAGGACGATTAGCGATCTGCTACTCAAACACAAAAAAGATCTCGTCGAGTGGGCGCCTAACGTAAGCTATTATGCGTCGGCTTTGGCGGAGTCGGTAGCGTCGGGTCCCTACTTTAAGGTGGCTCTGCTGAATCTTGCACCTTTTTGGATGACTCAGCCTTGGGTCGACGCGGCGTTCAAGAAACGTGGGATCGACCCTGAACAATTCTGGCGCAGCGCTGGTTTGCCCGCCTACCAGTTCCCCGATCCTAACGGCACCCGGTTTCCCAATGGCGCGCCACCGCCAGCTCCGCCGGTAAGGGAGGGCACCCCGGACCATCCAGGACCGGCGGTTCCGCCAGGCGCGTCGTGCGCTTACACCCCCGCAGAGGACGGTTTGCCGCGGCCATGGAACCCGCTTCCCTGCATGGGTTTGGGCGCCGGCCCTTTCGGTGGCCCGTCGACGATCGCGCCGTTTGACGTCCAAACGTCACCTCCCGACCCTAATGGGCTGCCACCAACACCCGGTATCCCGATTGCCGGACGACCTGACGAGCCCCCGCCGAATGTGCCAGGCACTCCGGTGCGGCTTCCCGTAAAAGCTCCACCAGGCGCGCGTACCGAGAACCTGGCGCCGGCCGGCCCGACATCACCGCCGTCGACCTTCGCGCCAGGACTCCCCCCGGGACCACCATTCCCGCCGGGCCCGGGCCCGCAGCTGCCGGGCCCATTCATCACCCCGGGCGGAACAGGAGGCAGCGGCGCTGCGACGGGAGGCAGCCAGAATTGA
- a CDS encoding MCE family protein — protein MATTSKRLRRLISVRKLAGLALWLITAVVLIVVWVQFRGGFTPKITLTALASRSGLVLDRGAKVTYNGVEIGRVGSISEVERDGKPAAKLLLEIAPKYAGLIALNVNAEITATTVFGNKYVSLSSPKQPVARKVTPADIIVVRSETTEFNTLFETVMQISEKVDPVKVNLTLSAVAAALNGQGDKFGASIINGNTILDDINPQMPQIRHDIQRLADLADIYGDASPDLWSALDNAVTTARTFNQQKKDLDAALLAAVGVGNTGADIIDQSRSDLQHAVSDLVPVTQLLDTYSPELYCLFHHGANVLPKVTDGESGNGYSVRLTGTILGGTNAYVYPDNLPRVNAHGGPGGKPGCWKTITRDLWPAPYLVTDSGSSIAPYTHFGIPQPQANEYVWGRQWGENTINP, from the coding sequence ATGGCAACCACAAGCAAGCGGCTACGGCGACTTATTTCGGTCCGAAAGTTAGCGGGGCTGGCTTTGTGGCTCATCACCGCGGTCGTGCTGATCGTCGTCTGGGTCCAGTTCCGGGGTGGCTTCACACCCAAGATAACCTTAACAGCATTGGCTAGCCGGTCGGGTTTGGTCTTGGATCGGGGGGCGAAAGTCACTTACAACGGGGTGGAGATCGGCCGGGTGGGCAGCATCAGCGAGGTGGAGCGTGACGGAAAGCCGGCGGCCAAGCTGCTGCTGGAAATTGCGCCAAAATACGCCGGGCTGATCGCGCTAAACGTAAATGCCGAAATTACAGCCACCACGGTGTTTGGCAACAAGTACGTGTCGTTGAGTTCGCCCAAACAACCTGTGGCCCGGAAGGTTACACCGGCTGACATAATTGTGGTGAGGTCGGAAACAACGGAGTTTAACACGTTGTTCGAGACGGTCATGCAGATTTCAGAGAAGGTGGATCCGGTCAAGGTGAACTTAACGCTTTCGGCGGTGGCTGCAGCGTTAAATGGGCAAGGCGATAAATTCGGGGCTTCGATCATCAATGGAAACACCATACTCGATGACATCAACCCGCAGATGCCTCAAATCCGCCATGATATTCAACGGTTGGCGGATTTAGCCGATATCTACGGGGATGCCTCGCCGGATCTTTGGAGCGCCCTCGATAACGCAGTCACCACGGCGCGTACCTTCAACCAGCAAAAGAAGGATCTGGACGCCGCACTCTTGGCCGCGGTGGGGGTTGGAAACACCGGTGCCGACATCATTGACCAGAGCAGATCGGACCTGCAGCATGCGGTCAGCGACCTGGTGCCGGTGACTCAACTGCTTGACACCTACAGTCCGGAGCTTTACTGCCTTTTTCACCATGGCGCTAATGTGCTACCGAAAGTGACGGATGGGGAGAGCGGCAACGGTTACTCGGTAAGGTTAACAGGCACGATCTTGGGAGGAACAAATGCGTACGTCTATCCTGACAACTTGCCGCGAGTGAATGCTCACGGCGGACCGGGCGGGAAACCGGGATGCTGGAAGACCATTACCCGCGATCTGTGGCCTGCTCCGTACTTGGTAACGGATAGCGGTTCCAGCATCGCGCCATACACCCACTTTGGAATCCCGCAACCGCAGGCCAATGAATACGTGTGGGGCCGCCAGTGGGGGGAGAACACGATCAACCCATGA